The nucleotide window GTTGtatctatcaatatttataaattaataaatttttcccGAAATACAGCGATAGCTGAATGTAACGTGTGCACCTACTATAGTGAGtttcacgttataataatagtagagaaagataggagaacaacgtggccgatcctctgtcttgtcaatgccttctataaactgCAGAtgatagatgatgatgatgatgatattaatgtattattaactgttcattctcgtttaaaaataatcaattatattttattaagcaagaaatcgtattcctcaataatttcattatgaattttcatgattaagatgaaatattttgttaattaaaattctacattgttaatagaCGATCTGGAAatagagcaaagcaagaaagagatagcgctgtccggtttgttgactgatagacaaggatagcaatacaattgctagtaaaatactgccattataacatggagctCACTATAATTATGTAAAATAATACTGCCTTGTTCGAATTAGACTTGAATAGTCCAAGTTGACACTTGATCTTCCTGCCAGCGTTGCCAGATTGTGTGGAATAGTAACTCTCGTGCAAGCTCatctgaaaatattcaatatgacaACACTGCAGGCTTTTGTCGATGCAGTATTGTCACGTTGAACATATtccaaaatttaatttattttaggcTCACTTAGAAAGTCGCAATTCCATGGAATCTGGCAACGTCGATATTTTGCCGACTgagtcccggttgcacaaaagccggttgaattttaaccgtgaatcatttcacgagaaccaatcggagaaggctTTCTTGAAAAGGcggctcctctgattggttttactggaattaatcacggttaaaatttaaccggcttttttcCAACCGGCAGTGAagtttcaacatatttttttatttaaagtaGTATTTGATGTAAAaggattgattatttattaaattatgttTCTTCATTTCAGTATTACGAAATGTCTTATGGACTAAACGTGGAGATGCACAAACAGGTAATTTATACTTTTTCTATGCaattcaacttttcaaaaactatttatttatcGTAGATTATAATAGAAGAacctttttaaatttataaattgctGTTTACCTATCACTAATCGAATAAAAAGACTAGGGCCCGATTaaacaaaagccggttaaaatataaccgtgattagtttcacgagaaccaatcagagaaggcctttttgataagacctctgattggttctcgtggaattaatcacgaataaaatttaaccggcttttgtgcaaccagcactaaaTGTTTTCTAGGCACAGATTTATTTGAACACGGATTGTAGATATctgtatcaatttattcattaatttaatataggcctactaatgAGCtgtcatctatactataataaaggaaagaactggcttatacacgtacgggataggaaaatatgtttgacgcatcatcacgtctgaactactggacttattaacttgaaatgttgcatatatgTTCTTaattaccgaggatggttataggcttattttcaattcatcaagatttcattacgtcaagttttctgtttgtcaagtgttaaaatagacccttgcggagcacgggtttcctgcttgTCAAAGATAAAACCTGAGGAATAAACTACATCAAAATCACTAATAATTGTTTAATAGTTTTACAGTTTTTATAATCAACAATtgatttgttgttgttttttagTACCAGTAGTTAATTCCATAACGTTCATTCAAGTCACTATTATCttcaataagaaataattattttaaatcttGTTTACAACTCCTATTACAGGATTAATGACATTTGAAAGGGTCAATTCTGATGTTTTCTTCCTGATTTCTTTTTCAGACTGAAATTGCTAAGAGACTGAACGCAATTATTGCGCAAATTTTACCTTTCCTATCGCAAGATGTAAGtatcatttttgtattatcaaatttttcaagatataaaaatcacttcacttgtttgggctactttatttaaattattaaaaacaatataaaaaaatctggtgttgcgcactcacataactttccttgccgttatgaaaattgatcaactaacgctagtgttcccgcgcatctcaagtctactattcaaagatttgagccagctggtgacagggcaataacgctggagacacacatgaggtctgctatctcttcatagtgaatgatttaatagaatcaacaataatttgcaattgaataatcacattttctcgaatttaaagcttattttaaaagctcaattttaggtgaaaatgttactgaacattaattgtagagattttcatgctcaatctactccacttgattttttcgtttcaattgtatctgaagcctgataattgggaatctatctgcattgatggggcgaagctcctgaaatttttacagatatgggacttgtggccgttgatagagcttatcaatgactattttaggtatgaatttgatcagaatcgtttgagccgtttccgaaaaaatcacgaaaaaccctgatttcgacaacattctcgccattttagccgccatcttgaattgcatttgatcgaaattgttcgtgtcggatccttatagtgaaaggaccttaagttccaaatttcaagtcattccgttaattgggagatgagatatcgtgtacacagacgcacatacactcatacacacacacacacacacacacacacacacaccacacacacaacacacacacacacacacacacacaccacacacacacacacacacaccacacacacacacacacacacacacacacacaacacacacacacacacacacacacacacacacacacacacacacacacacacacacagaccaacacccaaaaatcatgcaCTCAGGGACTCAGGGTaccttggaacgtatagaaaactttaaattagggtaccttcatttttttggaaagcaatactttccttacctatggtaatagggcaagtctccttacctatggtaatagggcaatgaaagtaaaatatgtagtacccttttatttaaaaGGGTTTGTTTGTATTAAAGTTCAAAATGTTTTAAGtaaaagggtaggcctactacatGCTAGGTGTTTATATTGTTTctgattatgaaaatcaatGTTTACAGGGTGGGATGTAGGATGTAGaacactatttatttatttattttttcgtggtcagaatcacaaatcatataagtGATATAAATCATATAATCATTATACTGAGCTCCAAGTTATAAAGTTGGTGGTTGAAATGATAGGATGACATTGTTGCCACTTATTTTGTGTCCTCTCCATTCTATAGTAGATGGCTGTGATTAAAATTTTCCTGGTAAATCTAATCTTATATTAATTGATGATTCTTGTTAAATAAGAAATAATcctatattctttattttttgattcatacaataagtatatgAGTTTTGAGTACTAAGTAGAagtaattttgttatcaattcggatcttaatctttctaaattcaaaattaattgtttcaagtgtttgtgttttgtttcaatgtggaaagtagtgaaaaattgaaaagtcgcacataacctttatttggacaatttattctatgaaattgggatgaaaagaagttttggattGTAGTCTGTTTTTtcccttaagttgattgtaaatgataaataaataatgatagggagagaaaaaatgaggttAATCTTATGCTATTCCTCAAATTTAGTCCGAGataggttaagtcttgcagttgttcacttcacaacattttcagtccctaattattttcacatagtagatttttaaatttagatacttcaaaaccaaacatagaagaaatatatcaTATTATCACTTAAATAGAAATCAATATACcagtaaattcaaattcaaatttcaaattcaaattttatttattcaaactcacaatattcacattcataatcaataagaaaaacaaaacactcagctcagtaagataaaaaataattaatggaagattaataaaataaatactggtatGTTTTATTAGATATACGGTAAATTTGTGAAtcggaataaaaaatactacctgctggaagtatacaatactccacgtttgcaagcaggaatgaatatcacttCAACTAATTTCAAATGCatgaataaaaggagaaagaaaaagaaaagagaaagaaaagactaGCAACCATTCACTCTCACATTCACACACCTTGCACACTTTCCAAAAACAGCTCATCTTACTAATGCTTATTGCCATCCACCAAAATTACATTTTAACTACGAAATAACATTGAATATGCCAATCAtacagtatcagctatcctgtATAGAAgccagtggcaaggcagagaatcggcaacgctgttctcccatcttcctCGACTAcggttataacgtggacctcactacagttcaaattaatattacggagtataccaaaagttttttaaccagatcactcccgtgttatcggatgggcacgctAAACGgccggtcccggctgaagtatgacagtcgtgaggcccattgatggcttaaatgatatattcaggcagtgggaccttcccgcaagggactccccaccaacgaaagccatacgaatttactttttttacgGAGTATgaaatttgttgatatttccATGCAGTTTTCACCACAAGAATTCCATGCAGTTGTCTCAGGAATTTGGTATGGAGTATGGGAGTGCCTCAATACTGCCAGATTCTAATGTGTCTAgttcttagaccagttatagaatagacacggcccattgtatattcatactgaaagtcgatgaagccaacatctactgccatatcgccccatcgtgacgtcagcatcggatagaaaacttctgtagagtttgtttacattgttttccatttcAGCGGGAGTttatcattttcataaataataatttacttccatctgaaatagacacaatcagctatggaatagctatttatgtattaatttttttttatttatgtatagaaatttatcgctcgcgcaaaacagttatcacgtgacgtgataattttgcaagagcgataaagaagcattacgcgcgaattacatacacatttttttctatatctgccccaaacctgttaaattacttatatcggcggagttacaattaccgactttttaggttaagatctgaccttttggcgagctgcttaccatcagctgattggcgtgcgtaaagaaactcttctgcgcaagcgcgaatgatttgcgaatgtaaagaaaatttactgcgcatgcgcggatcctcagaaataagctgttttacaaggagaattgagtttgtaaattctttttttacgcacagttgtagaaaaaacaatgtaaacaaattcTGCAGAAATGTCTTCTATCCGATGTTGACTTCACGAttgggcgatatggcagtagatgttggcttcagaggctagacttcccaacgcgtctattctataactggtctaaggtctaGTGTACGAACATAACCTGAAAGGTACTGTTCAATTAGGTTTTAGGGCTAGGGCTGGTCTCCGAGtacgggatttagccaagttctagactttaaacagctggagtcagaaaattgactacccgaaacggggcgtagtcgcagtttttttGATAATCTTAattctctcatttctataattggaaacgtttttccttgacgaaatgagaCATtactttataattcaaaattgctAAAACTTaacactattctctctttattttattttgtgtccaATTTCCTAATTTCAACGTGGACTGACTTGAATTTaaactgtgactacgccccgtttctgatagccaattttctgactccagctgtttaaagtctagagcttgGCTAAATCCAGAGCTCTGAAACCGGCCCTTGAAGATAGAATGAAAGAATAGGGaagttaagctgcgtttacaccaaagttattaacaaaatgtttatttctcattccttatagattctattagattgaacataacttatcatacaaatgatgaACATGATGTGTTTGTCAATCTccgtttgatctaatagaaccTATATGGAcggaaaaatgaacattttgttaataactttggtgtaaacgcagctttaggtttaactttttgtgtagttgagaagttgatattgtggtaattattcatattgaatgaaaaagactaagaaattgtcaaaaaaccactgatttactgataattagaaagaccgatttcggttattacaccattgtcaatctctgataaacatccTAGAAAATTCAGTTTATcagatattgacaatggtgtaataaccgaaatcggtctttctaattatcagtaAATCAGTGATAAACTGAATTTTCTAggatgtttatcagagattgacaatggtgtaataaccgaaaccggtctttctaattatcagtaaatcagtggttttttgacaatttcttagacttTTCATTCAAGCAGCTTTAGGTTTTGGATTTTGAATGGCaatttgttaatattatattttaaaggtgttgataattttatatgatAACTTTGAtaacgaaaagttgaaatactcGTCCATTTAAGGTTGTATCGCACAAATGACACTCTTTAGTATTGATTTTATcccttttttgagaaaatacagtttttcttgataaattttgtttttgtatttcagCACCAACAGCAAGTGGCAACGGCCGTTGAGAGAGCCAAACAAATTACAATGACTGAACTCAACGCTATAATTGGGGTaagttcaatttaatttttttaaatatatttgttATAACTTAGTTTGTGAAATCGTTCGTATTTTCAGAGTAAGCACGAGTCAGACCCAAGCGACACGAGCAAAGTGAGTTTCTCAAATATCACATGAGTGATTCAAATGTAGAAAATTTTCTCTGTCAAGGATGAAGCCCTCACGAGTTCAAAGCATTGTGCCtgggaatcagctgatagaATGATGATGTCTAATCATCAGGAATGAATGGAGAAGTTTCATTGTCAAACCCAAGGTCTTTAAATACCTGTCATGACAcgatcccgtgatgcattgcaaaatcgccatttagTGGGgctctagttcaccaattttcaaacttatcagctgttatcattattgATGAGTTATGTGTAATATCtctatgatatatatataatatatatattatatatatatatatatatatatatatatatatatatgtgtgtgtgtgtgtgtggtgtgtgtgtgtgtgtggtgtgtgtgtatatctctaaagggtactctttccggctaaacctgttctgacgtcagacgagagtcgtctgcaaacaatgtttttcagatctacgtagggactggaaaacagctgctttctgtgcagtgtggcgaaaaaaaaaacttccaacAGAATAATAGTATTTAGCCACTT belongs to Nilaparvata lugens isolate BPH unplaced genomic scaffold, ASM1435652v1 scaffold4702, whole genome shotgun sequence and includes:
- the LOC120355769 gene encoding transducin-like enhancer protein 3-B, whose product is MEIEKVVQEKTEMQRHYVMYYEMSYGLNVEMHKQTEIAKRLNAIIAQILPFLSQDHQQQVATAVERAKQITMTELNAIIGSKHESDPSDTSK